From the genome of Fusobacterium varium, one region includes:
- the kdsB gene encoding 3-deoxy-manno-octulosonate cytidylyltransferase — protein MKFLGVIPSRYASTRLDGKPLKDICGHTMVEWVYRRALLSKLDNVVIATDDDRIVKEIEAFGGNVIMTRKDHINGTSRIAEVCEKYSEYDVIVNIQGDEPLIEPEMINSIIDSFLKDKSIVMSTLKHKLNTMEEVENPNSVKVITDKNDFAIYFSRSVIPYPRSLDLKNYYKHIGIYGYKREFVMEYSKMESTPLELSESLEQLRVLENGYKIKVIETPYKIIGVDTQDELDKVREYIREHNIKIK, from the coding sequence TTGAAATTTTTAGGAGTTATACCATCGAGATATGCCTCGACAAGATTAGATGGAAAACCATTGAAAGATATATGTGGACATACAATGGTAGAATGGGTATATAGAAGAGCTCTTTTATCAAAATTGGATAATGTAGTAATTGCAACAGATGATGATAGAATAGTGAAAGAAATAGAAGCTTTTGGTGGGAATGTTATTATGACAAGAAAAGATCATATTAATGGAACAAGCAGAATTGCAGAAGTTTGTGAAAAATATTCTGAATATGATGTTATTGTAAACATTCAAGGTGATGAACCTCTAATAGAGCCTGAAATGATAAACTCTATAATTGATTCATTTTTAAAAGATAAATCTATTGTTATGAGTACACTAAAACATAAACTAAATACTATGGAAGAAGTAGAAAATCCAAATTCTGTAAAAGTGATAACTGATAAAAATGATTTTGCAATATATTTCTCAAGAAGTGTAATCCCTTATCCAAGAAGTTTAGATTTAAAAAATTACTATAAGCATATAGGGATATATGGATATAAAAGAGAGTTTGTAATGGAATATTCAAAAATGGAATCTACTCCTTTGGAACTTTCAGAATCTTTAGAACAACTTAGGGTATTGGAAAATGGATATAAAATTAAAGTTATAGAAACTCCTTATAAAATAATAGGTGTAGATACTCAGGACGAGCTTGATAAAGTTAGAGAATACATCAGAGAACATAACATAAAGATAAAATAA
- the lytB gene encoding Modifier protein of major autolysin: protein MKKKLSKIFIAIIMMVFIAGCSSTSSKKSSSVGGFGGIFTSSKPQKAQHTDADYELDYSFFKQKGLPIPDNFKGKSVEYLVPGNDVLKEHGYSFFKKYDEKEILKFFKDTSITGYGSNSNYWRWKITFTEKELMNSVARNLPMVYRVRPRDVMTLNKGEWKSLPINAAAVGEVKDIEVAARGRSGVITYLLVTTNKNKFLVSKELNVRKLLTADKNSTKTNRTIPLYGAKGGSEGYNLKALRNNITLLPSAYFAIEKKSGNITLYGGGNGHGVGMPQWTAYDLTKNYNYSYKDVLKRYYPNTDIKNMYSIKNVDKNIRVGISNSNGGLDHTKVTLYSGGKLKIVGSGFKIDVPVRQRIEVINEGKKLSIKVNGKQRVKTVNPVTIEGTGYYITLAGIKKMHTTNPNYRGTIELKPSRTASKGIRIINEVYMEDYLKQVVPSEMPQSFGVEALKAQAVAARTYALSDYLKFRYKNDGFHVKDTTESQVYNNQIENDDAKEAIESTKGKVLMHGDDPVDAKYFSTSGGFTEAANYVW, encoded by the coding sequence ATGAAAAAGAAATTAAGCAAAATATTTATAGCTATAATAATGATGGTTTTTATAGCTGGTTGTAGTTCAACATCTTCAAAAAAATCTTCTTCTGTAGGTGGTTTTGGTGGAATATTTACAAGTTCTAAACCACAAAAAGCTCAGCATACAGATGCTGATTATGAGTTGGATTATAGTTTTTTTAAACAAAAAGGACTTCCAATTCCAGACAATTTTAAAGGAAAATCTGTAGAGTATCTTGTACCAGGAAATGATGTATTAAAAGAGCATGGGTATAGCTTTTTTAAAAAATATGATGAAAAAGAAATACTTAAGTTTTTTAAAGATACTTCAATAACTGGATATGGATCAAATTCTAATTATTGGAGATGGAAGATAACATTTACAGAAAAGGAATTAATGAATTCAGTAGCTCGTAATCTTCCTATGGTATACAGAGTAAGACCAAGAGATGTAATGACATTGAACAAAGGGGAGTGGAAATCTCTTCCTATAAATGCAGCAGCAGTTGGGGAAGTAAAAGATATAGAAGTAGCTGCAAGAGGAAGATCGGGAGTAATAACTTATCTTCTAGTAACTACAAATAAGAATAAATTTTTAGTGTCTAAAGAGTTAAATGTAAGAAAGCTTCTTACTGCTGATAAAAATAGTACTAAAACTAATAGAACAATTCCTTTATATGGAGCAAAGGGTGGAAGTGAAGGTTATAATTTGAAAGCTTTGAGAAATAACATAACTCTTTTACCGTCAGCTTATTTTGCCATAGAAAAAAAATCTGGAAATATAACTTTATATGGAGGAGGAAATGGTCATGGAGTAGGTATGCCTCAATGGACAGCTTATGACTTAACTAAAAATTATAATTATTCATATAAAGATGTACTAAAAAGATATTATCCTAATACTGATATAAAAAATATGTATAGTATAAAAAATGTAGATAAAAACATCAGAGTTGGAATAAGTAATAGTAATGGTGGATTAGACCATACAAAAGTTACTCTTTATAGTGGTGGAAAATTAAAGATAGTAGGTTCAGGATTTAAAATAGATGTACCTGTAAGACAGAGAATAGAAGTTATAAATGAAGGAAAAAAACTTTCTATAAAAGTAAATGGGAAGCAAAGAGTAAAGACTGTTAATCCTGTAACAATCGAAGGTACTGGATATTATATAACTTTAGCTGGAATAAAAAAGATGCATACTACAAATCCTAATTATCGTGGAACAATAGAATTAAAACCTTCAAGAACTGCTAGTAAAGGAATCAGAATAATAAATGAAGTTTATATGGAAGATTATTTAAAACAAGTGGTGCCTAGTGAAATGCCACAAAGTTTTGGAGTAGAAGCACTCAAAGCTCAGGCAGTTGCAGCTAGAACTTATGCATTAAGTGATTATTTGAAATTCAGATATAAAAATGATGGATTTCATGTAAAAGACACTACTGAAAGTCAGGTGTATAATAATCAGATTGAGAATGATGATGCTAAAGAGGCTATCGAAAGTACAAAAGGAAAAGTTTTAATGCATGGAGATGATCCAGTAGATGCGAAATATTTTTCTACATCAGGAGGATTTACTGAAGCAGCCAATTATGTATGGTAA
- the ydaF gene encoding Putative ribosomal N-acetyltransferase YdaF produces MIEGKKIILRAYKESDIEISFKLINTLNIRTMLGRNNIFPFSMSAQKEFVEKAMINNGPTFNFAIEEKESGEYIGGCGINSYDDKNRKVIIGLWLGEQYQGKGYGSDVLRTLCRFIFDEMNIHKIDLDYFSFNEKGKKCYEKVGFKQEGVRRKELFRFGKYHDIIEMGLFKEELILKED; encoded by the coding sequence ATGATAGAGGGGAAAAAGATAATTCTGCGTGCTTATAAAGAAAGTGATATTGAAATTTCTTTTAAACTTATAAATACTTTAAATATAAGAACAATGCTTGGAAGGAACAATATTTTTCCCTTTTCAATGTCTGCACAAAAAGAATTTGTAGAAAAAGCTATGATTAACAATGGACCAACTTTTAATTTCGCTATTGAAGAAAAAGAGAGTGGAGAATATATTGGTGGCTGTGGAATAAATTCCTATGATGATAAAAACAGAAAAGTAATCATTGGATTATGGCTTGGAGAACAATATCAGGGAAAAGGTTATGGAAGTGATGTTCTTAGAACTCTTTGCCGTTTTATCTTTGATGAAATGAATATTCATAAAATTGACCTTGATTATTTCAGCTTCAATGAAAAAGGAAAAAAATGTTATGAGAAAGTTGGTTTCAAACAAGAAGGAGTAAGAAGAAAAGAACTTTTCAGATTTGGAAAATATCATGACATAATTGAAATGGGACTTTTTAAGGAAGAACTTATTTTAAAAGAAGATTAA
- the pepD_1 gene encoding Cytosol non-specific dipeptidase — MYSDAGLTIELYEDKAEEMCVKDVSDSIITMFYMVPNGFKHRSMVIDGLTVASQNMGVIKTIDNEVICTFSLRGAIESYNDEGMEILINFCNIFGFEWESGSRYPAWEYSENSTMREILKTVYKDFYDRDIQIKATHGGLECGVFKKIIPDIDIVTLGVESYDVHTPNERMNLESFDNTYKLLVKYLENL; from the coding sequence ATGTACAGCGATGCTGGACTTACTATTGAACTTTATGAAGACAAAGCTGAAGAAATGTGTGTAAAAGATGTAAGTGATTCTATAATTACTATGTTCTATATGGTTCCTAATGGATTTAAACATAGAAGTATGGTAATTGATGGTCTTACAGTTGCTTCTCAAAATATGGGAGTAATAAAGACTATAGATAATGAAGTTATCTGTACTTTTTCTCTTCGTGGTGCAATTGAATCATATAATGATGAAGGTATGGAAATATTGATTAATTTCTGTAATATATTCGGTTTTGAATGGGAAAGTGGCTCACGTTATCCAGCTTGGGAATATAGTGAAAATTCTACTATGAGAGAAATTTTAAAAACTGTATATAAAGATTTTTATGATAGAGATATTCAAATTAAAGCTACTCATGGTGGTCTTGAATGTGGAGTATTTAAAAAAATAATTCCTGATATTGATATAGTTACACTTGGAGTTGAATCTTATGATGTTCATACTCCTAATGAAAGAATGAATTTAGAATCATTTGATAATACATACAAACTTCTTGTAAAATATTTAGAAAATCTTTAG
- the pepD_2 gene encoding Cytosol non-specific dipeptidase, which produces MSYVLNEYLPHQKYFEDISRIPHGSHNEKKLSDYLVKFANDLGLEVKQDNLYNVIIYKPASKGYENHPAIILQSHIDMVCEKNGDCNFDFEKDSLQLYIEDGFVRAKGTTLGADDGAGAALTMAILADKTLKHPALECVFTVCEEVGLIGAQALDKKDFTSKRLINLDNSSALSTYVSCSGGLRFRLKKKLKMEKCNSSVYRLEIRGLYGGHSGGNIHLERGNSNKICSRVLYHLNKEAGINLINIDGGSKENAIPREATAIFASSGNIENIKNIVAEQKEK; this is translated from the coding sequence ATGAGTTATGTTTTAAATGAATATCTGCCACATCAAAAATATTTTGAGGATATTTCCAGAATACCTCATGGTTCACACAATGAAAAAAAATTAAGTGATTATCTTGTAAAATTTGCTAATGATTTAGGTTTAGAAGTTAAGCAGGATAACCTGTATAATGTAATAATTTACAAACCTGCAAGTAAAGGTTATGAAAATCACCCTGCTATTATCCTTCAATCTCATATAGATATGGTTTGTGAAAAAAATGGAGATTGTAATTTTGATTTTGAAAAAGATTCTTTACAATTATACATTGAAGATGGTTTTGTAAGAGCAAAAGGAACTACTTTAGGTGCTGATGATGGTGCTGGAGCTGCTTTAACAATGGCTATTCTTGCAGATAAAACTTTAAAACATCCAGCTTTAGAATGTGTTTTTACAGTTTGTGAAGAAGTTGGACTCATTGGTGCCCAAGCCCTTGATAAAAAAGACTTTACATCTAAAAGACTTATCAACTTAGATAACAGCAGTGCATTGAGTACTTACGTTTCTTGTTCTGGGGGACTAAGATTCAGACTAAAAAAGAAATTAAAAATGGAAAAATGTAACTCTTCTGTTTATAGGTTAGAAATAAGAGGATTGTATGGAGGACATTCAGGAGGAAACATTCATCTTGAAAGAGGAAATTCAAACAAAATATGCAGCAGAGTTCTTTATCATTTAAATAAGGAAGCTGGTATAAATCTTATAAATATAGATGGTGGGTCAAAAGAAAATGCTATTCCTAGAGAAGCTACTGCCATTTTTGCTAGTTCAGGTAATATTGAAAATATCAAGAATATTGTTGCTGAACAAAAAGAAAAATAA
- a CDS encoding DNA alkylation repair enzyme: MDYTLIKWNKKNYELFIDELKKMQDEKYREFHNKIIGAEVEVIGLRSPIVKDIAKKIAKGDWEGFLAQKKGKYYEETTLRGQVIGFAKADKETIKKYIERYIDEIDNWGICDTFIGNLKIIKKEKEYFYPMVKRMAESEEQWKIRFGLITLMSCYIEKEYINEIFRICSRVKNKEYYVQMGQAWLISTLFIKFRDETLEYLKDNSLDKWTQNKAIQKIRESFRVSEEDKELVKSLKK, translated from the coding sequence ATGGACTATACTTTGATAAAATGGAATAAGAAAAATTATGAACTTTTTATTGATGAGTTAAAAAAAATGCAAGATGAAAAATATAGAGAATTTCATAACAAAATAATTGGAGCAGAGGTTGAAGTTATAGGATTAAGAAGTCCAATAGTAAAAGATATAGCTAAGAAAATAGCCAAAGGAGATTGGGAAGGTTTTCTTGCTCAAAAGAAAGGAAAGTATTATGAGGAAACTACTTTAAGAGGACAGGTCATAGGTTTTGCCAAAGCTGATAAAGAAACAATAAAAAAATATATAGAAAGATATATTGATGAAATAGATAACTGGGGAATATGTGACACATTTATTGGAAATTTGAAAATAATAAAAAAAGAAAAAGAATATTTTTATCCAATGGTTAAAAGAATGGCAGAGTCTGAAGAACAATGGAAAATAAGATTTGGACTTATAACACTTATGTCTTGTTACATAGAAAAAGAATACATAAATGAAATATTTAGAATATGTTCGAGAGTAAAAAATAAGGAATATTATGTACAAATGGGACAGGCATGGCTTATTTCAACATTGTTTATAAAATTTAGAGATGAAACTTTAGAATATTTAAAAGATAACTCTTTAGATAAATGGACACAAAATAAAGCTATTCAAAAAATAAGGGAATCATTCAGAGTGAGTGAAGAAGATAAGGAGCTAGTAAAAAGTTTAAAAAAGTAG
- a CDS encoding chloramphenicol acetyltransferase, whose amino-acid sequence MFHKIDMETWERKEYYHYYINFIKSKYNLNIDMDITKLLKLVKEKN is encoded by the coding sequence ATGTTTCATAAGATAGATATGGAAACTTGGGAAAGAAAAGAGTATTATCACTATTATATAAACTTTATAAAATCTAAATACAATCTTAATATTGATATGGATATAACAAAACTTTTAAAATTAGTAAAAGAAAAAAATTAA
- the cat gene encoding Chloramphenicol acetyltransferase — protein MKGINKNKEFRMSYDKEGNLGYWDYCNPSYTIFHDDDKTFSDIWSEYSEDFFIFYSNVTRDMEKYKNIKGIKSKPERPDNFSPVSSIPWLSFTGYSNDTYSESNMLFPVTVFGKYYERDRKILLPFSVFAVHAVADGYHTCKLINDIQEIILEVENWLNM, from the coding sequence ATGAAAGGAATTAATAAAAATAAGGAATTTAGAATGAGTTATGATAAAGAGGGAAATTTAGGTTATTGGGATTATTGCAATCCTTCTTATACTATATTCCATGACGATGATAAAACTTTTTCAGACATATGGAGTGAGTATTCAGAAGATTTTTTTATTTTTTATTCAAATGTTACAAGGGATATGGAAAAGTATAAAAATATAAAGGGAATAAAAAGTAAACCTGAACGTCCAGATAATTTTTCACCAGTTTCATCTATTCCATGGTTAAGTTTTACAGGTTATAGTAATGATACTTACAGTGAATCAAATATGCTTTTTCCTGTAACTGTATTTGGAAAATATTATGAAAGAGATAGGAAAATACTTCTTCCATTTTCTGTATTTGCTGTTCATGCTGTGGCTGATGGGTACCATACTTGTAAATTAATAAATGATATTCAAGAAATAATTTTAGAGGTAGAAAATTGGTTGAATATGTAA
- the adiA gene encoding Biodegradative arginine decarboxylase produces the protein MKSLEGQKYTTVIIQNSFLNEESPVTKRISLLKNDLRERGIEVIEVKNFKEAIEEAAINKSIDCLLVDWNLNKKSIEKEKEFVNLITVLHERQEGVPVFLLAEKTDTTSSLDECTLNSIDEYIWILENDIDFIGERISEEIKQYRDALLPPLAKAVFNYNKVAEYSWAAPGHQGGVGFLKTAVGKKFFDYYGENLFRTDTGIERTSLGSLLDHTGAFLDSEKNIARIFGSDRSYSVLVGTSGSNRTVFQACLTDKDTALIDRNCHKSIEQGLILTGAKPVYMTPTRNRYGIIGPILPDQMKKVTEVAPKYVVVTNCTYDGVCYNAAKAEDIFQGNADYIHFDEAWYGYARFNEVYKDHFAMRGNPKDYKNKSTVFATHSTHKLLNALSQASFIHVRNGNNPIDEDRFNQSYMMHATTSPLYAIAVSNDIGAAMMDGNSGKSLIKEVVKEAVEFRQEIGKLYKEFTAKNDWFFKPWNTEKVIDPKTKKEYNFEEAPMELLTTEQDCWIMHPEDKWHGFADLPENWAMLDPIKVSILAPGMGDDGELLEKGVPAALVSAYLAKYGIVPTRTTDFQVMFLFSMGITEGKWSTLVNVLLSFKKHYDNNTLLKDVLPELVAAHPEHYGEMGFHDLGDEMFAYLKANNPGKVLNEAYSTLPKSEMLPREAYNKIVSQEVELVPADKLVGRVTANSVIPYPPGIPMLMSGENFGDENSPQIKYLKALSLWDKAFPGFEHETEGTHVINGVYHVLCVKEK, from the coding sequence ATGAAAAGTTTAGAAGGTCAAAAATATACTACTGTTATTATTCAAAACAGCTTTTTAAACGAAGAATCACCTGTAACTAAAAGAATTTCTCTTTTAAAAAATGATTTAAGAGAAAGAGGAATTGAAGTAATAGAAGTGAAAAACTTCAAAGAAGCAATCGAAGAGGCAGCAATCAACAAATCTATAGACTGTCTGCTTGTAGACTGGAATTTGAATAAAAAATCTATTGAAAAAGAAAAAGAATTTGTTAATTTAATTACTGTATTACATGAAAGACAAGAAGGAGTCCCTGTATTTTTATTAGCAGAAAAAACTGATACTACATCTTCTCTTGATGAATGTACATTAAACTCTATAGATGAATATATCTGGATATTAGAAAATGATATTGACTTTATTGGAGAACGTATTTCTGAAGAAATAAAACAATATAGAGATGCTCTTTTACCACCATTAGCTAAAGCTGTATTCAATTACAATAAAGTTGCTGAATACTCTTGGGCTGCTCCAGGACACCAAGGAGGAGTTGGATTTTTAAAAACTGCTGTTGGTAAAAAATTCTTTGATTATTATGGAGAAAATCTTTTTAGAACAGATACAGGAATTGAAAGAACAAGTTTAGGTTCTTTACTTGACCATACTGGTGCTTTCCTTGATTCAGAAAAAAATATAGCAAGAATATTTGGTTCAGATAGAAGTTACAGTGTACTAGTAGGGACATCTGGTTCTAACAGAACTGTTTTCCAAGCATGTCTTACAGATAAGGATACTGCTCTTATAGACAGAAACTGTCATAAATCTATTGAACAAGGTCTTATCCTTACAGGAGCAAAACCAGTATATATGACTCCTACAAGAAATAGATATGGAATAATCGGACCTATTCTTCCAGATCAAATGAAAAAAGTAACAGAAGTAGCACCTAAATATGTTGTAGTTACTAACTGTACTTATGATGGTGTTTGTTATAATGCTGCAAAAGCTGAAGATATATTCCAAGGAAATGCAGATTATATCCATTTTGATGAAGCTTGGTATGGATATGCAAGATTCAATGAAGTATATAAAGATCACTTTGCTATGAGAGGAAATCCAAAAGATTATAAAAATAAATCTACAGTTTTCGCAACTCATTCAACTCATAAATTATTAAATGCTTTATCACAAGCTTCATTTATTCATGTAAGAAATGGTAATAATCCTATTGATGAAGACAGATTCAACCAATCTTATATGATGCACGCTACTACTTCTCCATTATATGCAATAGCTGTATCAAATGATATTGGTGCTGCAATGATGGATGGAAATTCTGGTAAATCATTAATAAAAGAAGTAGTTAAAGAAGCTGTTGAATTCCGTCAAGAAATTGGAAAATTATACAAAGAATTCACTGCTAAAAATGACTGGTTTTTCAAACCTTGGAATACTGAAAAAGTAATTGATCCTAAAACTAAAAAAGAATATAATTTTGAAGAAGCACCTATGGAACTTCTTACTACAGAACAAGACTGTTGGATAATGCATCCAGAAGACAAATGGCATGGATTTGCTGATCTTCCAGAAAACTGGGCAATGTTAGACCCTATCAAAGTTAGTATCCTTGCTCCAGGAATGGGTGATGATGGAGAACTTCTTGAAAAAGGTGTTCCTGCTGCTTTAGTTTCTGCTTATTTAGCAAAATATGGAATTGTTCCTACAAGAACAACAGATTTCCAAGTTATGTTCCTATTCTCAATGGGTATTACAGAAGGAAAATGGAGCACACTTGTAAATGTACTTCTTTCATTCAAAAAACATTATGACAACAATACTCTATTAAAAGATGTACTTCCTGAATTAGTTGCTGCCCACCCAGAACACTATGGAGAAATGGGATTCCATGATTTAGGAGATGAAATGTTTGCTTATCTAAAAGCTAACAACCCAGGAAAAGTTTTAAATGAAGCATATTCAACTCTTCCTAAATCTGAAATGCTCCCAAGAGAAGCTTATAATAAAATTGTAAGCCAAGAGGTTGAATTAGTTCCAGCTGACAAATTAGTAGGAAGAGTAACTGCCAATTCTGTTATTCCTTATCCACCTGGTATTCCTATGCTTATGTCTGGTGAAAATTTTGGAGATGAAAACAGTCCCCAAATTAAATACCTAAAAGCATTATCTCTATGGGACAAAGCATTCCCAGGATTTGAACATGAAACTGAAGGAACTCATGTAATTAATGGAGTTTATCATGTTCTTTGTGTAAAAGAAAAATAA
- the aaxC gene encoding Arginine/agmatine antiporter, producing MSTENSSTPNTTNTKKLGVIALAGLVISAMIGGGIFNLPQNMSQSASAGAVGIAWIITGIGMYFLTNTFRVLSTVVPDAKSGIYSYARLGFGKFVGFLMAWGYWLSAVFANVGYAILLMDSLNYFFPPHFKGGNNLPSVIGGSILIWAMYFMIMAGVRQATSINTIGTIAKLVPIALFILVSLFVFKISMFHTNFWGDETIKSLHDVDLGSLGGQIKSTMLVTLWSFIGIEGAVVISDRAESQAAVSKATLIGFLLCLLSYMAISMLPFGNLSQGELSVLAPPSTAPILADVVGKWGSWFMNIGVIIALLSSWLVWTVLLAELPYACAKDGTFPKIFAKVNKNGTPSFSLLVSSIAMQITMIFVYFASNAWNVMLSITGVMILPAYIASTLYLWKISATGQFPKNATIKEKTALITGVLGSIYGAWLIYAAGLKYLVMASILFAIGILVFDKARKENKAPNESVFTNVEKILAIGLIIIAIIALFLLITKRVSL from the coding sequence ATGAGTACTGAAAATAGTAGTACACCAAATACTACTAATACTAAAAAACTTGGAGTTATTGCACTTGCAGGTCTTGTTATTAGTGCTATGATTGGAGGGGGAATTTTTAATCTTCCACAAAATATGTCACAATCAGCATCAGCAGGAGCTGTAGGAATAGCCTGGATTATAACAGGTATAGGAATGTATTTTTTAACTAATACATTTAGAGTATTATCAACAGTTGTTCCAGATGCTAAATCAGGGATATATAGTTATGCAAGATTAGGATTTGGTAAATTTGTAGGATTTTTAATGGCATGGGGGTACTGGCTTTCAGCTGTATTCGCCAATGTAGGTTATGCAATTCTTCTTATGGATTCATTGAACTATTTCTTTCCACCACATTTTAAAGGAGGAAATAATCTTCCATCAGTAATAGGTGGTTCCATATTAATTTGGGCAATGTATTTTATGATAATGGCTGGAGTGCGTCAAGCAACTAGTATTAATACTATAGGAACAATAGCTAAATTAGTTCCTATTGCATTATTTATTTTAGTTTCTTTGTTTGTTTTTAAAATCTCTATGTTCCATACAAATTTTTGGGGAGATGAAACAATAAAATCTCTTCATGATGTAGATTTAGGAAGTTTAGGAGGACAAATAAAAAGTACAATGCTTGTAACATTATGGTCTTTTATAGGTATAGAGGGAGCAGTTGTTATTTCAGATAGAGCTGAGAGTCAAGCAGCAGTAAGTAAAGCTACATTAATAGGATTTTTACTATGCTTACTTTCATATATGGCTATATCGATGCTTCCATTTGGTAATTTATCTCAAGGTGAATTATCTGTCTTAGCACCACCATCAACAGCACCTATTCTTGCAGATGTAGTTGGAAAATGGGGTAGCTGGTTTATGAATATAGGTGTAATAATTGCACTTTTAAGTTCATGGCTTGTTTGGACAGTATTACTAGCAGAGCTTCCATATGCCTGTGCAAAAGATGGAACTTTTCCAAAAATCTTTGCTAAAGTAAATAAAAATGGAACTCCATCTTTTTCTCTTTTAGTATCAAGTATAGCTATGCAGATTACTATGATATTTGTATATTTTGCTAGTAATGCTTGGAATGTAATGTTGAGTATTACAGGAGTTATGATACTTCCAGCATATATTGCATCAACTCTTTATTTATGGAAGATATCTGCTACAGGGCAATTTCCTAAAAATGCTACTATAAAAGAAAAGACTGCTCTTATTACTGGAGTTTTAGGAAGTATTTATGGAGCATGGCTTATATATGCAGCAGGTTTAAAATATTTAGTAATGGCTAGTATCCTCTTTGCTATTGGAATATTAGTTTTTGATAAAGCTCGTAAAGAAAATAAAGCACCAAATGAAAGTGTCTTTACTAATGTAGAAAAAATATTGGCAATAGGATTGATAATAATAGCAATAATAGCTTTATTTCTATTAATTACTAAAAGAGTCAGTCTTTAA
- the hdc gene encoding Histidine decarboxylase proenzyme precursor translates to MEKETKVRAPRIDKTAISPYENYCDGYGAPGAQGNGYVSVLKVSVGTVEKTDDFLLDGIVSYDRAEINDAYVGQINMLTASSFCGIAGQVWGHDLAAHDDVAAKKIQPVLEATQFDGSKLPVYDAKPLLEAGIELFGVEKERRFTLVPGAHTICANKGVTAYRPKEDRPLKEGEAYGVWCFIALSLSADRDNCADLFIEDAGLWTKNDNAEDLKKFLEEHRKSVVWSVVSCGQDSDVLFERTYVGFAYTIMKPGEIGTSLTCAPYVSLARNAVPTNGFNSLNEMTLTEWLKDMKFDSLVEKRKNSCCNK, encoded by the coding sequence ATGGAAAAAGAAACTAAAGTACGTGCACCAAGAATTGATAAGACTGCAATAAGTCCTTATGAAAATTATTGTGATGGATATGGAGCTCCTGGAGCTCAGGGAAATGGATATGTTTCTGTATTAAAAGTATCTGTAGGAACTGTAGAAAAGACTGATGATTTTTTATTAGATGGTATAGTATCTTATGACAGAGCTGAAATAAATGATGCTTATGTAGGGCAAATAAATATGCTTACTGCCTCATCTTTCTGTGGAATAGCAGGACAAGTATGGGGGCATGATTTAGCAGCTCATGACGATGTTGCAGCTAAAAAAATTCAACCAGTTTTAGAAGCTACACAATTTGATGGTTCTAAATTGCCAGTTTATGATGCAAAACCATTATTAGAAGCAGGAATTGAACTTTTTGGTGTTGAAAAAGAAAGAAGATTTACACTTGTTCCAGGAGCACATACTATTTGTGCTAATAAAGGAGTTACAGCATATAGACCAAAAGAGGATAGACCATTAAAAGAAGGAGAAGCTTATGGAGTGTGGTGTTTCATAGCTTTATCACTTTCTGCTGACAGAGATAACTGTGCAGATTTATTCATAGAAGATGCAGGATTATGGACTAAAAATGATAATGCAGAAGATCTAAAAAAATTCTTAGAGGAACATAGAAAATCTGTTGTATGGTCAGTAGTAAGCTGTGGACAAGATTCAGATGTATTATTTGAAAGAACATATGTAGGATTTGCTTATACTATAATGAAACCAGGAGAAATAGGAACATCTTTAACATGTGCTCCATATGTAAGTCTAGCAAGAAATGCTGTACCAACAAATGGTTTTAATTCTTTAAATGAAATGACATTAACAGAGTGGCTAAAAGATATGAAATTTGATTCACTTGTTGAAAAAAGAAAAAATTCTTGTTGTAATAAATAA